A stretch of DNA from Bombus huntii isolate Logan2020A chromosome 15, iyBomHunt1.1, whole genome shotgun sequence:
TTCACCACATAAAACCCCACATAACGTTCCCTTAAAGACACTTCATCGAGCCGATCCCCATAAAAAATCTCGAAGGGGATCTCGTTGACAAATGCCTGTCATCGGATACATGAGCTATTACGCGTTGAGTCGAACGCATGAGCGGAAGATCCAACCTCGGCGAACCCTGGTCGGATGATTTTCTATTTACCATCGAACGTTGCACAGTGTAACTCTCGGTTATTTTGGAGGTGGTCGATTAAGGCAGAATATCACTTGGGATTCAGGGAACGTTTTCAATTTAAACATTAATCTTCGTACGATTGGCTGGCGAGTGATGCTCGAGAATCCCCCGAAGCTACCGCCGTTTCTTAAGCGTCTCTCGATCGACTCCGAAGCTTGTCCCTTCCACGTGAATACATCTTTGATCGTCCCACCAATTCCTCCGTTCGTGGCTGAATATCGTGTTGATACTGGCTGATATAACACGCAAGAATAGCGGAGGAAGAATTTTCGAAGGAAATTCTATTTCATGATCCAATTAAGATAATATTCGGCATGTTTAATTTAAGCCATTAAGAGCCGAAGTTTGCAATTCTTTTAGTCAATTTCCATTACTAAACTTTATCGAATTTATATTGCACTTCAACTATATTGCGCTAAAAGGAATATGAACAATTTGACTCGAAGAACTTGAACTATcttgtattattattacgtcaaaatatttctttcaaattacAGAAATTCTTTTTGTGGCTCTGATTCCTGTTTGGAGTTTCTGTAATCTATGGAGGCAAGAGAAATACAAGAAGACGGCGTGGTGCAAACCCCTTTCCAAATATTGGAGATACATCAAATGATTTTTTGTGAAGCAGAGTTTTCGAGAGGAACATAAACGACGAGCGACTCGTGGCGGGCATATATTTAAACAGCTGAAAGCGTTTCCAAATTTCTCGTTCGCGCCAGTACCAATTTGAGGCTTTTTCTCAGCATCATGCCGATTCGAAATCCAACGTTTGAAGTTTCGAAACAATTCGGTTCGTTCCGCTTTCACAGTTGTGTGCCTCGTCGGAATCGCTCGAACAATACCGCGCCATAAAACAATACTTTTATCTCATATTTGCTTTGTGCGGTCGCAATCAACGCCGCGAATGAGGTTGAACGAcgagggaaaagaaaaaaacaagaaaacaCGGAGAACGAGatgaggaaaagaaaaaataaaagaaatatacggCAACCCAAACGAAGTGGAGTTGAATCGAACGCGACGAAGACGTGTTCGTCGCGTCGTCGTGAAAAACGAGACGGTTTTTATTTAGAATGGTCGAGACAGCGGTACCAAGTTGCCCGTTTGCGAGAACTCTGCTCGGCCGAACGCGTTTTAACTTCCGCTTTTTTACAGATTCATGACCTCCCCGAATGTTTCTGCCGTTTTATCACGGTTGTACGGTAAAACGCGCCGCAGAATCTGAATTCCAGAGGACCAGGCCAGAAAGCATCATTTTTTCCCATAGCCACAGCTCGACGCGAGACCAGCTGTTTTAACAGCTGCTTCAAAATTCTGTTTGCAGCTTCGTTTTGTATTTTCGACTGGACTAAAGGAAGCTAGATTTTCCGATTGTTAAGCTGTgtgcattttattttatatacaaggGGGCAAACTTATAATCTCTTTAGTACATAGAATGCTTGGAATCGTAAGAACATTCCAAACCATTATCTCGAGGATTTTGCAACTTGAAATATCGCGTAGTTTATGTACTTAATTATAACTATTTTAACTTATTCTAATTCCGTCTAATCTCTTGTGAGAAGAACGCAATTTACTTCATCTCCTAACAGGCCGCTCCTTTTCTATTCCAATATTCTGCAAGGACTTCtttcaatacaattttttaatgtatcaATGACAAATTTTCTAAATCGCAGAgataattctaaaattcttcTAATCCCTCTCTATAATTCACTATATATTTACTTCGCAAATTTTTATCacttattctatttatttattaaagcACATCTACATTGATTAATTCAAGTTAGATCTCTATGTATCAATTGTTGCAATAGCATAAGGaaaacttagaattttttaaattcaccAATAAATTGCAATCGGTGAATAGGacgtagaaaacgaaaagaCGAAAAATTAAACGCTGTTAAGAAACATCGGTTACAACTAGAGTCCCTTATGTCAGCAGTAAATTACGATCTCACAAGAAAATACACACGCCTGGTCGCACTTTTTGACGGGAATAGCACGAGTTGCTCGTAAAAAATTACATGTTACCCTTCGTGGCAAGTTTTCACCGTTACTAATGCGGCCGATGATGTTGAAACGGGGTCGTCGGAACAGAGAATGCTATAAGAGAACGAGGTTGGCGGTGTGGCCCACTCGTGGCAAGTAAAAACGCGGCCTTTACGCAAGGGAGCGTCGTCACGCGGCTTTTATGGGATTACAAGCGCGACGTAGTAGTACGCCCCACGGTGGAACAAGAACTTCTCTCCGACAAAGTAATACTCCAAGGCAGGCAGGAATTCGCGATGTTATTACCGGTACCGGAAATGGAAGTAACGTGTCCGTGCTAATAGGCGTCCGCTGACATGAACGATCACCCACGACTCGCCTGTCTTCCATCAGATGTTCCAAGTACACGACGAGTTATGATCCGGTTCGTACCAGTGCATCGATCATCGTTTTCCTGCAGCTCGCTTTGATCAGAGCAGAAATTCAGTCTAGATCCTGCATGAAACTTACAAGAACCTAAAAGGATGACAAAATTTGTATACCGGTTCTTGAAATTGAATATCGAGAACAATGTAATAGGAAAAGGGAAGCGCCGAACAAGTTTCCCAGATCTTCGCTATAATTTACCAACTAATGATTGGTGAATTTATAAGTTAcattttttctcctttaaaTGATCAAAGTCTTTTCTGAGTTTCTGATTTGCGGGGTAAAGTCTTCTGACGTATACATGTATTATCCGTTATCTAAGCGAAAAGTTTACTGTCGAACCATCAGTGACCAACACTGCACTTAACGCGTGAAGATTTTCCTTCCCAGTGAGTTCTAATTGAAAGTTCGAAACAATTTGAACCCGCATAAACTTACAAATTGACAAGTTTAGCTTATAAACCACCGATAAGTTTGGAGTTTAAGGAGGCAATAAGTTAAATGCTGATGCGGTATCTGACAAGTTTACATCTTAAAGTGCCGTCCAGTTAGTTTACCTAGCTATCAGTTCGTAGTAAATTTAAATCGCATTTAAATTACTTCAAGTGATTAAGAactttcgtttctcttcgatCTGGACCCTGTTTCCATCAAGTTTGCCTGCCGCGCCGCATTAGGAAATTCGTGAAACAGAGTTTCTCTGGTCTTTTTGCAGAGTCAGGAAACTGAATGTTCGTTATAACGCAAGAAGCATAATTTCCGGGCAATATAGAGGCAAGTGCCGGTGCGGGATCTCTTTTTCACGATATGCACGCCGAGTTTTCGACACGGTGCTAACCCCTAACCACTCAGCGCGTTAAATGGCCTACCCGTGTTCCGCCGAGGTTCGTGCGGTCGAAACACAAAAAGCGCGGGAAACCATTCGCAGTTGCAGCTGCATAAAAACGGGAACCGCTTATTTCGCGGTTTGGGAAGCGGtctgtattttgtaatttcctTCGTTGCAATTCCACTAGGAAATAACGGTAACAGTAACGAGAACACGAATACGTTCCTTGCACTTCTAATTGTAAACGGCGGTCCTTTATTGATATTAATGATAAAAGTACGTGTTGCATGTATACTGTATTCAATTATACAGATTACCTAAAAAAACAATTGCAAATGAGATATTGCGTTAATCTTAAATAGATTAAACCAGTAAACAGAATAATTCGCGGTTTATTATACGATCCATccattttccatttcttttccATATTCCAGAAGATTTCCCGACATCTTCAGGTACATGATTGCACCTGTCATCCGCTTACAGGTCCCAGACATGATCCATGCACCAGATGCGACGGAATGAGCCTCGGATCCGCGGTCTACGCAGTTGGCATGCATAATTCCACGATTGTTATTACAGGAAATCGCTGTATTCAGAATGTGTCTCGCACGGAAACCCGCGTATCCCGACTGCGTGGCACGCCGGAAGATTGCTATTTATGTGATACATTAACGGCGTACAAGCGATCTATAACGGGCAAATCGGGCAAcgaaagacagaaattatttaatcgaGAGAGGCCCACATAGGAACAAACTTTGCTTAGCACAATGATCGATGAGAAAGTGACGGATGGTGAATGATGATGGAAAAGTATCAAGAATTAAGAGCGACCGAATCGAGAGTGGAACTTTTGTAACAACATagtaattaagaaatattaattacatttatactgttatgttattattattgctatataattatacttatacagTTATATTAATTACCTCGTCTATATTCGTATTTCGTTCATACGAACAAGATAAAGAGGATAGGAGGTAGATACACCATTTTCCACGACTGAGCTAGAGCTTCTAAACCATCTATTAATGGcacttttttaataattttgaaagtttCGGGGAATTCCCAATTGATATCAGAAAATCTAAACGATTCCATTGAATAATGTTTCTACCCTGGAATCATTGAATTCTGAGAATTGTCTAACATGTtcgaattataatatttgtacaaCTGTATGTACGATCGTTCATCGTTATAGTAAGCTACGTTACTTGTTTATAATACATAGTAGtttattatactattaaatctttCAAGTAAATGTTAATCCTGCAGTAAATACGTGTAGAAAGGAAGAGAACTGAGAACAACACGATAAATGAATCGTGTGTTTCCGCTATATGAAAGCCGGACGCCACACAGACGGGAACTCATTAGAAATCATCGACAACATCGCTGCGGGTGACTATTTAAATGATTCTCTTGATAGAACGTTTCcttgcaaaattattaacaacgGATCGAGCCCAGCGGAAACGCGTGTTAAGATACCGCAGCTATattcattctctctctctctctctttctctttctctttctctttctctgttccCTTCCATCCCCTCTCGATTCTGACAATCCACCCTACATTAGCTAATTAGCGTTTAATTAGTAGAGGCAGCAACACGACGCGCTGGATAAAAATCATTAGCCTGCTCCGCTATAATTATCCGCTTTTTGATTCACCTTTATCCTGTCGTCTGACAGGCACCCTGTTTCGCTTtacaaatcttttttttttctacctATATTTTGCGAAACTTTTGTATCTTCTGCGTGGTTGAAGCTGGAGATTTCTTCCTCGAAAAAGCTCGCAAATTATCAAGAAACGACGAGTACGGGGATTCGTTGTTAGCATCGTTTTAACGCCAAGTAAATAACAAGAAAGACGTGCGTACGGTTCGCCGATCCACTAGCGAAGATGTGCAATTTCCGAAAATGTCAACGAGAGTAGATAAGGAGTGACGTTATCATTAAGCTAACAAGAAGATTATTAAATCGCAGCCGCGTTGCGCAGGAGACATTCAGGCtcgtaataattaaaagaCAGAACACGAAGACATCGTAATGGTAGTTCCTCTTCTCGACTCTTCTTAATATTTTCCAGTCTGATGACGATGTCGAAGACAGATAAGAAcggagaggaaaaaaaaatatcgtgaAAGAGGCAGAGACGGTACTTTTATTATCGGACTGGTTCATTATCGTTCGGAACGTTGCATCGATCGCGATAATTGACGATATACAGGCTACTCCAAAGGTCCTCGCTTCTAAagaaattttctctttttcgcaGATATTCTTTAGGACTTTAGAATACCTTCTTCCAATCACAATCAACCCGAGGCCTATTTTAAACTCTTTTTAAAGCTATTTTAATCACAACACCGAAACCATGAAAAAGTAAATTGAATGAGAGCAACCTGAACAATTTTCTCTGCATTGTATCGTTTCAGGAAGATCGTCCACCAGCGGAGAAGCTCACAGCGACGCGATGTCGAGATCTCGAGAGCGACGAAGAAGACTTTCCAACGTCCCAACGCGAGGCGTCCTCAGGCTGATTCTCCAGCTTCTACTGATCCAGAATTTTGCGTCAACGGGAACTACCGGCCAGATAGCTGAGTGCCCGCCTCCTGAAACAATTCCTGGTTGTCCCTGTTACAATTTCGAGGATGGGCTTTTCCTGGAATGCGCCGGAGCCACCGAGGAGACCCTGAGGAGCACTCTCTTAAGCGTTCTGAGCGCGTCCGGTGAGTACACTGGCTGAGAACCTAATGCAAACGCTATGAACTGTCGTCACGGGGCTCTATGCCGAAGAACATGGAAAAGGGTAATACAAGTTCCGTCGGAGAAACTTTTTTGATATTGTCCGCCTCGCAgttcaattttcatttgttaACAAAACGGGCTGCATCGAAACACGTCGCCAACACGCTGCGAGAGATTGTTATTATAATCAAGATAACAATGTAACCAATTTGTCGGGGGCGGGCGCGAGCCCTGTATAGCGGATCAATTAGGGTTTAATGGGCCACTACGCCGCGGCGACAGCGCGTAAACGTTTCGAGTTCTTGACGAGGTCACGTACCGGCTGATTCAATAACGATGCTATCGAGGCAACAAATGTTTCTTTCTTAGAATCGTAatgtttacatttttttagcTCCATTAACCGGTTAGCTGTTGCGACCTCTTTGAAAAGTGTGTATCTAAAATATGTCGCAAAAAAGTAAgcgatgacgagtatactcgtcacacACACATAGAATTAAGTTGCAATGGAATGAATGTTTTCATATGAATGTGTCATAACACAAAATATTTCCACCTCTTCATTGACGAGTATAGTCCTCAAAAACAGCTAACTGGTTAATACGTCGAGCACCTGCTATAAATTCACCGTGTTTCCTGAGGGATAGAAATTTGCAATCGCCGCGGGTCATCGAACGATAATGACGTAAATGGTTCATAATAATTCTGTTTTGTTCTCAACACAGccgatattattttacaaactACTACTAAACTGCAAAATTGAAACCATTAACTAATGCGGGTCATAACAATGGAAAATATGATGCAGAAGCAATTAAATTGTTTCTTGTGCCGTGATTAAATCAGCTAGTAACTTTTGTCGTACATATACGTATAGTTCATTAAGCAGAGACGAATCAGGCTATTAAAATGtcaaaatttcaagaaattttaattattaaattaccaTGTTATCTGCATAgtaaaacaatttaataatcaGAAAAAGTTTCTAAAAAGAAGCAATTAGGCAAACGCTCAGCCAGTTAAATTGCTGCTATTGAATCACGCTGTAAAGTCAGTCAGTGCCCCGATTCTAATGCGCCAGTATCTTGTTTCGAAGTAAAATATTATCGTACGATCGCACGTAGCGAAAAGGTAACATAATAACAGCGTAGTAAGAACAACATCTTCAAACGACGTCATTATCCTTTACTCTCTCTATAAACTGCGAACGAACATTCGGCCAACCAATGCTGTCAAATCTAAATTCCGCGTTATCGCGACTTAATGAAATTAATGGCGGTGCCTTTTACGACCGTTTCCAGGAACAGGCACGATGGTACAGTCGTTGAGCGTTTACGAGTTGGACAAAACCGTAGAGGAACTGAAGGACGGCTGCTTCCCGCCTGGTTCTCAGATCAGGCATCTACAAATATCGCATTCGTCCCTTCGAGAAATCAGCGAGGGTGCATTTACAAATCTAAAAGACAGTTTAGAATCCTTGGCTCTACTTTCAAGCCGTTTGCTCCACGTGCCGCAGAAATCATTGGCTGACCTTCGTAAACTAGCAGCCTTGGATCTTGAAGGCAATTTGATACAAGACCTGTCATCCTATTGCTTTTACGGATTAAAACTAATGAAGCTGACTCTAAAGGGCAATCAAATATCGAAAATCTCGGAATACGCGTTTGCAGGGCTAGAAGACAGTCTCAGTGATCTGGATCTAACGGAAAACAAGCTAAAGCTGTTTCCCATGGCGCCATTAAGAAGGTTAGAGAGCCTCGCCTCTCTGAGACTCGCCTGGAACGAAATATCCGAGCTACCAGACGACGGCTATAGTCTATTAAGCGCGCTGTTGATCCTAGACTTAAGTAGCAACAACTTCGAGAAACTGTCCGAGGATTGCCTGCGATCGTGTCCAATTTTACACACTCTATCCTTCTATTACAATTCCATAGAAACTATCCACAAAGACGCATTTATTTCGCTCAAGGAACTCGAATCGATTGATCTGAGCTATAATAAGATTGTGTTTCTCGACGTGGCGACGTTCAAGGGGAACGAAAGATTACGCAACATCGAGCTGAGCAATAATCACATCCACTACATCGGCGGAGTGTTCGCCAGGTTGCCCGAATTACGTGAGCTTTACCTAGCGGAGAATAATATTCTAGAAATCCCCGGTGACGCGTTTATCGGCAGCGTGAGCTTAGCGGTTGTCTACCTTCAGCAGAACGCCATCAGAAGAATCGATGGCAGGGGTCTTACCAGTCTGACCCAATTGGCCCAATTGCATCTGAGCAACAACTACATCGAAAAGGTGCCGCTGGAATTCCTCGAACACTGCGAGAACCTTTCCTCGCTGTCTCTCGACGGTAACAAAATCCATGAGCTTCAACCGGGCACTTTCTTAAAATTACATCAACTGAGGGAGTTACGGTTGCAGGACAATAACATCACCGAGGTGAAACGGGGTGTTTTTTCGCCCCTTCCATCGTTACTCGAGCTCCATTTACAGAACAACGCAATCACCGACATGGAAACAGGCGCGTTGAGGACCTTGCACAGTCTTCAACACGTCAATCTGCAAGGTAATCAGCTCACCGTACTGGGAGACGTGTTCCAGTTATCCGCTTCGGAATCCACGTCCGGCGGAAGTTCACTGGTCTCCATTCAATTGGATAGTAACGGTCTGGCCGTGTTGCACAACGACTCTTTGCGTGGCCAAGCATCGGTTAGGATCATGTGGCTCGGTCATAACAAATTGACACACCTGCAGGCGCCGCTGTTCAGGGATTTGCTGCTGGTCGAGAGACTCTACTTGACCAATAACTCGATATCCAGGATAGAGGACGGTGCCTTTCAGCCCATGCAAGCTTTAAAATTCCTTGAACTGAGCATGAACAAACTCAGTCATATTACAGCACGAACGTTCTCCGAATTGCATGAACTGGAAGAATTGTATCTTCAGGACAACGGTCTTAGGCGATTGGACCCGTACGCTCTGACAGCTTTGAAGAAGTTAAAAGTCCTAGATCTGGCCAACAATCATCTAACTGTCCTTCACGACGCCATCTTTCAAGAAGATTTACCGATCAGAACGTTGAATTTGAAGAACTGTTCTATTATAAGTATAGAGAGCGGAGCTTTTAGAGGACTTAATAACTTATCCGATTTAAATCTCGACGATAATCACCTT
This window harbors:
- the LOC126874082 gene encoding chaoptin-like isoform X2, with the protein product MSRSRERRRRLSNVPTRGVLRLILQLLLIQNFASTGTTGQIAECPPPETIPGCPCYNFEDGLFLECAGATEETLRSTLLSVLSASGTGTMVQSLSVYELDKTVEELKDGCFPPGSQIRHLQISHSSLREISEGAFTNLKDSLESLALLSSRLLHVPQKSLADLRKLAALDLEGNLIQDLSSYCFYGLKLMKLTLKGNQISKISEYAFAGLEDSLSDLDLTENKLKLFPMAPLRRLESLASLRLAWNEISELPDDGYSLLSALLILDLSSNNFEKLSEDCLRSCPILHTLSFYYNSIETIHKDAFISLKELESIDLSYNKIVFLDVATFKGNERLRNIELSNNHIHYIGGVFARLPELRELYLAENNILEIPGDAFIGSVSLAVVYLQQNAIRRIDGRGLTSLTQLAQLHLSNNYIEKVPLEFLEHCENLSSLSLDGNKIHELQPGTFLKLHQLRELRLQDNNITEVKRGVFSPLPSLLELHLQNNAITDMETGALRTLHSLQHVNLQGNQLTVLGDVFQLSASESTSGGSSLVSIQLDSNGLAVLHNDSLRGQASVRIMWLGHNKLTHLQAPLFRDLLLVERLYLTNNSISRIEDGAFQPMQALKFLELSMNKLSHITARTFSELHELEELYLQDNGLRRLDPYALTALKKLKVLDLANNHLTVLHDAIFQEDLPIRTLNLKNCSIISIESGAFRGLNNLSDLNLDDNHLTAPALFNLHISGLRTLAASGNNFSQISEHSLNGLPSLQELYVDRAEISQLPEIIFVLNRNLARLHLNKNNLRNLPPGIFDRLVSLREIKLDHNRFQDIPYSALANALNLEILTLSNNEIVNVDVASFASLKHLRELDLSHNRIETMSGFATANLSCLTSVDLSHNHLNALPANFFAHSSTLRKVDLSENKFRQIPAVALSGQNLPMLTWLNLTRNPLNRIHVLPSEAKYPFLQEVHISGTNLSIVTSQDFEAFPALLHLYLSQNCISRVSPGAFRSLPNLLTLHLGTNNLDILPKERLQGMEHLRILNLTHNLLKELDEFPEDLKSLQILDLSYNQISIVGKVTFKNLVSLVELHLYGNWINAISSEAFRPLKKLRLLDLSRNYLENLPLNAFRPLETQIRSLRAEENPLVCGCESQELWEWLRDHQKLVSGVGGGRGRGRNGVGVGDVEDGLLKCQQPPELQGLVFLDLDPHEFCSAPLILKLAIQDIQPFSVLVSWQSRNHSGLHGYQVAYHALDNVDEVRGKLLDPKARSVRLTKLASDTRYLICVLGLGSWGTSIPEDIGSWQWNASHDDVIEGSARPAMVNSLTSQCTEVRTLDAPDSIVGDGTMSDRGSLANILTRRLGLIVGSCMGFVVFIVLISVLGYMKMKKQRSTEKRDQPLSSNPQAYMSYRHFSLQSGDRADNACPSFISNIGTTPLNS